In Armatimonadota bacterium, the following are encoded in one genomic region:
- a CDS encoding HD-GYP domain-containing protein, with the protein MPDISLTPGVMVFVFMSLSISVLSLYVSRIFLPKKMKSAYLKSITVLAAAVETRDSGTVGHAQRVAQLTVAIARRLGMRGRILERIEYAALLMDIGKANVPQAILNKKDPLTAEEWDMVMSHPAMGAQMVAAVPFLADLERYILHHHEYWDGSGYPEGLRENDIPLPSRILAVASDYDAMISERPYHPVPLTREEALTEIRRHSGTKYAPDVVKAFIQMLSR; encoded by the coding sequence ATGCCTGACATCAGCCTGACCCCCGGCGTCATGGTTTTCGTGTTTATGTCCCTGAGCATATCGGTTCTGAGCCTGTATGTGTCGCGCATTTTTCTGCCAAAAAAGATGAAGAGCGCATATTTGAAGTCGATCACTGTTCTTGCGGCTGCGGTTGAGACGAGAGACTCCGGCACAGTGGGACATGCCCAGCGTGTAGCTCAACTGACGGTCGCTATCGCTCGCAGGCTTGGCATGCGCGGCAGGATACTTGAGAGAATCGAGTATGCCGCATTGCTGATGGACATAGGCAAAGCGAACGTTCCACAGGCCATTCTGAACAAAAAAGACCCTCTCACCGCCGAAGAATGGGATATGGTTATGAGCCACCCGGCAATGGGCGCTCAGATGGTTGCGGCTGTGCCGTTTCTTGCTGATTTGGAACGCTATATTCTACATCACCATGAGTATTGGGACGGTTCCGGCTATCCTGAGGGTCTGCGTGAAAATGACATTCCTCTACCGAGTCGGATTCTGGCAGTTGCGTCAGACTACGACGCAATGATCTCCGAAAGACCCTATCACCCTGTTCCACTTACCCGTGAGGAGGCCCTGACGGAGATAAGGAGACACAGCGGAACGAAATATGCGCCCGATGTCGTCAAAGCGTTTATTCAGATGCTCAGCAGGTAA